From the Micromonospora echinospora genome, the window TCGCCGTGCCGGTCGAGTTCGGGGCGGACCCGGTCGACCAGACGGTCCAGCAGCTCCCACGCCGGACCCACCTCGCCGGTGTGCGGGTCGACGGCCTTGCCGGTCAGGCCGTCGTGGGCGGCCCGCCAGTGCGCCCCGACCAGCAGGTGGTGGTCGACCCGGGGGGCCGGACGGCCGGCGGCGATCTCCGCCAGCGCCGTGCCGACCAGGCTCCGGACCAGCGCGGCCACCAGGATCGTGTCGTCCAGCGACGGGCAGACGTCACCGATGCGGATCTCCACCGTCGGGTACTTCGCCGACAGCCGCGCGTACCAGTAGAGCATCCCCTCGTCCAGCATCACGCCGCTGTCGATGAGCTGCCGGATCAGCCGCTGGTAGTGCTCGTGCGAGTCGAGCCGGGGCGTCGGGGCCACCGAGGGCCAGCGTTCCCACTCGATCGAGCGCCAGCTCGCGTACCCGGTGTCCTCCCCGGCGGAGAACGGGGAGTTGGTGGTGAGCGCTTGCAGGATCGGCAGCCAGGGCCGGACGTGGTTGAGCACCTGCACGCCGGTGTCCGGGTCGGGGATCCCGACGTGCACGTGCATGCCGTTGTTGCCCGGTCCGGGCGCGAGCAGCCGGAACCGTTCGACCATCCGGTCGAAGCGCGGCTTGTCCACCACCGGCGGCACCGGTCCCTCGACCGGGCCGGTGCCGATGGCGAGCAGCCGGACGCCGGCCCGGTCGGCGGCGTCGGCGAGCCCGGCGCGTAGCAGCCCGAGGGAGTGCCGGATCGCCCCGAGGTCCAGTCCGGGCGGGCTGCCGATCTCGATCTGGCTGGTCTGGAACTCCCGCTCCACCTGGCCGCTGAGCTCGGGGGGCACCTGTTCCATCACCAGGTCGACGGCGGGCACGGCCACGCCGGTGTGCGGGTCGACGAGGAGGAACTCCTCCTCGACGCCGACGGTGAGCAGATCGGATCCGTCCGGCGTGCTCGTCGCGTCCTGGATCGCCACCTGGCCGGCCACGGCCTTCACCACCTTCTTCCGGTCCGCGTCACTCGCGGAGGCTGGACTCAGGGCTACCCAGCCGTACGCGGCCGGAAAACGTTGTCCCGGCGTGTCGGCCCGGGATCGCCGGGGTCGGGAACGTGACAGCGGGTCCTACGCTGTGCCCGTGCTGGCTCCGCTGTCGGTGGTGATCTGGGCCTGGGCGTACGCGCTGGGTCAGTTCGTCGTGCTCGCCGACCGGCCGGCCGAGGTGTTCGCCGGGGTGGCGGTCGGTGCGGCGCTGCTGCTCGCCACGATGGTGGCCGTCCTGGTCACGACGGTCGGCGCAGCCGGCCCGCAGGCCGTCCGCCGGGCCCGCTCCCTGCGGGAACGGGCACGCCGTCGTCGGGTGCCCCGGCAGCTCGACCCGGACGCGCCGGGTCGCCCCCGCCCCCGCGCGCCGGGGGTACGCCCCGCGACCGCGTGACGCGTCGCCGGGCACCGCCGGCACCGCCATCTGCCAACCCGCCAACCGCTGGCCCGCACCGTCGGGCCGGCCGGACCGCGCCGTCGGCTCCGCGCACGCGGTCGATTCCGCCCGTCCTCCGTCCATCTCGGACATCCGACCGGAATCGCACCGAGGGGTACACCCATGCTCGCCTTCGCGCCACTCGACGCCGCCGTCGGCGTCGCCTCCCACGCCGTCTCCACGCTCGCCAGCGCGGTCGCGCCCTTGGCCGGTGGGGCCGCCACCGCCGTCGCCATCGTCGCGTTCACCGTCGCCGTCCGGCTCACCGTCGCCCAGGTGCGCGGGGAGCGGCGTCGCACGGCCCTCGCCCCGCAGGTCGCCGAGCTGCGTCGCCGGTACGGCGGCGACCCGGCCCGGTTGCAGCGGGAACTGCTCGACCTGTATGGCACCGCCGGGGCGAGTCCGCTGGCGGGCTGCCTGCCGGCCCTGCTCCAGGCCCCGTTCTTCCTGATCATGTACCGCCTCTTCACCGCCGGCGACCCGGCACCGCTGGCCGGGGAGCTGGCCGGGGTGCCGCTGGGGCACCACCTGGCCGACGGGCTCGCCGGCGCGGCCGGACCGGTCTGGGGCGTGCTCCTGGCGGCGCTGCTCGCCCTGGCCTGGCTGGCGTCGCGGCGGATGCGCCGGACCATGGCCGCCAACTCGGCGTCGCCCGGCGGGTCGGCACCAGCCGCAGGGCCGAAGTCGTCCGGTGGTCCGGAGGCGTCCGGCGGGTCGGGGGCGTCCCAGGGGGCGTCGTCCCGGGAGGCGGTGGGGGCCGGTGGGGTGGCCGGGGACGTGGGGGCGGCCGTCGGGCGGCTCCTGCCGCTGCTGCCGTACGCGATGCTGCCGGTCGCGCTGGTGGTGCCGTTGGCGGGCGTGCTCTACCTGGTCACCACCACCGCCTTCACCGCCCTGGAACACACCGTGCTGCGCCGCGACCGACGGACCTCGCGACCAACTCTGGACAGAAACAGTTAACTTTCTTGATAATTACCGGACCTGTCGACATCCATGGATGCCCGCTCGGGCGTGGAGGGTCCTGTGAAACGTTCCCGATCTCTTGTCCTCTCCCTGGTCGCGGCCCTGGTGGCGACCGTCGGCGTGGCCTGGGTGGCAATGCCCGCCTTCGCCGCCGGACCCACCGCGACCTTCGTCAAGACCGCCGACTGGGGCACCGGTTGGGAGGGGAAGTACACCATCACCAACGGCGGCGGCAGCACCATCAACGGCTGGAACCTCACCTTCGAGCTCCCGGCCGGCACCACCCTCGGCTCCTACTGGGACGCCCTGCTCACGTCCTCCGGCCAGCGGCACACCTTCACCAACCGCTCCTGGAACGGCAGCATCGCCCCAGGCGCGTCGGTGTCGTTCGGCTTCCTCGCCACCGGCTCCGGCACGCCGCGCAACTGCACCCTCAACGGCGCCGCCTGCGGCGGTGGCACGCCACCGACCACCCCGCCGCCCACCAGCACGCCCCCGACGACCCCGCCGCCGACCACACCGCCACCGACCACCCCGCCGCCCACCACCGGCCTGCCGAAGCACGTGCTCACCGGGTACTGGCACAACTTCGACAACCCGGCGGTCGAGCTGCGGTTGCGGGACGTGCCGAACGAGTACGACGTGGTCGCGGTCGCCTTCGCCGACGCCACCGCCACGCCCGGCGCGGTGTCCTTCGCCGTCGACCCGGGCCTGTCGGCGTCGCTGGGCGGCTACACCGACGCCGACTTCCGGGCGGACGTGCAGACCCTCCGCTCCCGGGGCAAGAAGGTGATCATCTCGGTCGGCGGCGAGACCGGGCGGGTGGCGGTCAACGACGCGGCCAGCGCGGTCGCCTTCGCCGACAGCGTGCACGCGCTGATCGGGCGGTACGGCTTCGACGGGGTCGACATCGACCTGGAGAACGGCCTGAACCCGACGTACATGGGCCAGGCACTGCGGTCACTGCGGGCGAAGGTCGGGTCCAGCCTGATCATCACGATGGCCCCGCAGACCATCGACATGCAGTCCCCGCAGGGCAGCTACTTCAAGCTCGCCCTGGACATCCGGGACATCCTCACCGTCGTGCACACCCAGTTCTACAACTCCGGGGCGATGCTCGGCTGCGACCGTAACGCCGCGTACCCGCAGGGCACGGTGAACTTCATCGTGGCGCTCACCTGCATCCAGCTGGAGGCCGGGCTCCGCCCCGACCAGGTGGCGCTCGGGCTGCCCGCCGGTCCGGGCGCGGCCGGTGGCGGCATCGTCCCGCCCAGCGTGGTCAACGCCGCGCTGGACTGCCTGGCGAAGGGCACCAACTGCGGCAGCTTCCGGCCGCCGCGCACCTACCCGGGCCTGCGCGGCGCGATGACCTGGTCGGTCAACTGGGACGTCAGCAACGGCAACGGCTTCGCCCGTACCGTGAAGCCGCACCTGGCGACGCTGCCCTGATCCGCCTCGGCCCGGACGTCGTCCGTACCGGCCGGGGTGCGGTCGGCGCGTCGGCGTCCGGGCCGTGCTCAGCTCGGGGGGGTCGGCGTCCGGGCTGTGGTCAGCTCCACAGGATCGGCGTCCGGGCCGTGCCGCCGGGCCCGATCCGGTTGCTCGCCGTCCGGCTCACCGACCGGTGGTCACCGACTGCCGGTCGCGCCGGGCCCGACGGCGGCGCGCCTTCTTCACCGCCCAACTGGCGATCATGAGGGCGAAGATGGCGAGGATGCCGTAGTCGAACCAACTGCTGTACTTGTCGATCTCCTTCCAGCGCGACCCGAGGGCGTACCCGAGGCCGACGAAGATCGCGTTCCAGACGCCGCTGCCCAGCGTGGTCAGCAGGCTGAACTCCACCAGTGGCATCCGGTTCGCCCCGGCCGGGATCGACACCAGGCTGCGTACCACCGGTGCCATCCGGCCGAACAGCACCGCCCAGCGGCCGTGCCGCTCGAACCAGCGGTCGGCGCGTTCCAGGTCGTCTCTGTCCACCAGGGGGAGCCGGTCCAGCCAGCGCTTGAGCCGGTCCTCGCCCAGCCCCGCGCCGAGCCAGTAGAGGGCGAGCGCGCCGAGCAGGGAACCGACGGTGGCGGCCAGCCAGACCACCACCACGTTGAACCGGTCCTCGCCGGCCAGGTAGCCGGCCATCGCCAGGACGATCTCGCTGGGGATCGGGGGGATGATGCTCTCCAGGGCGACCAGGAAGGCCACCCCGGGCGCGCCCATCGCCTCGATGACGCCGGCCACCCAACCGGTCAGCCCGCCGAGTTGTGCCGGGTCGACGTTGTCGGCGAGTGCCATGCGTGTCCTTCCGCCGGAGGCCCATCGATCGGATGGTGCTACCCGATTTCGGGGCGGTCACACCTCGGCGTGGCACCCGCCACCGGAGTTACCCCGCAAACGCGGCGGTCGGCTCAGTCGTGCAGGGCGGCGTCGGCCGGACCGCGACGCCAGCCGGTGAATCGTACGGTGAGCCCGCCGCGCGTCGGTGAGCAGCAGAACGGACCGGCGGTGGCCGACGCCGTCGGGGCCAGTGGGGCGAGGCGGACCAGTCGCCACGGCTCACCGTCGACCCGGGCGCGGACGGTCAGCGCGTCGCCGGCCCGGCTGGCCCGCACCGTCACCTGGCGGCCGACCCACTCCGGCACCGGGGCGACCGACCAGTCCGAGACGCCCCGGGTGACCACCGCGCCGAGCTGCGGCTGACCGTCGGAGACCTCGACGCCGGCCTTGATCCACTGCTCCTCGTCCACCCGGACCAGCACGCCGGCCTGGTCGAACTGCTCCGTGTAGTCCAGCCGGAAGCTCACCTCGACCGCGCTCCCGGCGGGGAACGGGGCGAGCAGGGCCGGGGCGTCGTCGTGCACGAACCCGTAGCTGGTGTGCCGCCAGAGGTCGCTGCTCGCGGCGGGTTCGACGAGAAGGTCACCGGTCGGGGTCGCCTCGACGCGCACCGGCTGGCGTGACCAGTTCCCCTCGGTCCAGTCGACCGGCTGCGGGCCGTCCTCATGCTCCATGTCCGGCAGGCTACCGGCCCGGAACGCCGCCCGTCCCGCCGCCGAGTCGTGCTCGTGTTTGCCGAGATGGCCGACGGGAGAAGGTATGGCGGCATGGGTGACAGGTGGTACTCCGAGGCCGTCGTCTACTGCCTCGACATCGACACGTACGCGGACTCCGACGGCGACGGCGTCGGTGACATCCGGGGCCTCATCGGCCGGCTCGACTACCTGGCCCGACTCGGGGTGACCTGCCTCTGGCTGCACCCGATCCACCCGTCGCCGAACAAGGACGACGGCTACGACGTGACCGACTTCTACAACGTGGACCCGCGCTTCGGCACCCTCGGCGACTTCGCCGAACTGCTGCACCAGGCGGCGAACCGGGGCATCCGGGTGATCATCGATCTGGTGGTGAACCACACCTCCGACGAGCACCCCTGGTTCCAGTCGGCCCGCTCCTCGCCGGACTCGCCGTACCGTGACTGGTACGTCTGGTCCGAGCACGAGCCGGCGGACCGCTTCCAGGGCATGGTCTTCCCGGGCGAACAGCACGAGACCTGGACCTACGACCGGACCGCGAAGTCCTGGTACTACCACCGGTTCTACAAGTACCAACCGGACCTGAACATGGCCAACCCCGAGGTCCGGAACGAGATCAAGAAGATCATGTCGTTCTGGCTCCAGCTCGGCGTCTCCGGGTTCCGGATGGACGCCGTGCCGTTCATCATCGAGCTGACCGAGGCCGGCAACGCCAATTCGCCCAAGGACTTCGAGTTCCTCACCGAACTGCGTCAGCACGTGCAGTGGCGGCGGGGCGACGCGGTCCTGCTCGCCGAGGCCAACGTGGAGCCGGACGACCTGCCGCAGTTCTTCGGCGACGCCGCCGGCTCGGCCAACCGGGTGCACATGCTCTTCGACTTCATGCTCAACGGGCGGCTGATGCTCGCCCTGGCCCGGCAGGACCCGGAGCCGGTCATCGAGGCGCTGCGGGACACCCCGGCGCTGCCGCACGGCGCGCAGTGGGCGACCTTCCTGCGCAACCACGACGAGATCGACCTGTCCCGGCTCACCGCCGAACAGCGCGAGCAGGTGTACGTGCAGTTCGGCCCGGATAAGGACATGCGCATCTACGACCGGGGCATCCGCCGCCGGTTCGCCCCGATGCTCGGCAACGACCGCCGCCGCATCGAGCTGGCGTACGCCCTCCAGTTCTCGCTGCGCGGCACGCCGGTGCTCCGCTACGGCGAGGAGATCGGGATGGGGGAGGACCTCTCCCTGCCCGGCCGGCACGCGATCCGTACCCCGATGCAGTGGTCGTACCAGCCGAACGCCGGCTTCTCCACGGCGGACCCGGAGAAGCTGGTCCGCCCGGTCGTCGACAAGGGGGAGTTCGGGTACGAGAAGGTCAACGTCACCGACCAGCGTCGGGACCGCAATTCCCTGCTGGCCTGGTTCGAGCGCATGATCGGGACGCTGCGCGAGGCCCCCGAGATCGGCTCCGGCTCCACCACCCACATCGACGTGCCGATGCCGCCCGGCGTGCTCGCCCACCGGGCCGACGGCGCGACCGGCACGATGCTCTTCCTGCACAACCTCGGCACGCAGGACGCCGTGGTGGATCTCAGCACGCTCCAGCAGGAGGCCGACCTGCCGATCGACGTCCTCACCGACCGGGACTACGGTGGCGTCGGCAAGCTCGACGAGCTCCGGATCGCCGGCTACGGCTACCGCTGGATCCGGCTGCGTCGCGCCTGGTCCTCCTGACCCCGTACGGCCGCTGCGCCCGGCCGCCGCGCGGCCTGTGCTCCCGCTTCCGTCATGCAGGGGTCCCTTGTTACCGCTTTTTGCGGAGCAGGGGTCCCCTGCAGGCACCTCACCCCGAGCGGCGTCGCCGCCCTGGCGTGCGGCCCGCACCGCGCTCCCCGCGCGGGTCCGCCTGGTGCGGGCCCGGGGGGGAGGGTGCGGGGGTCGCCTTGTTACTGGGAGGTAGGTATGGCCGGAGGGCAGCGGGTCGCGATCGTCACGGGAGGCGCGCGGGGGATCGGCGCGGCCACCGCCCGCCGGTTGGCCGCCGACGGTCTGGCGGTCGCCGTGGTCGACATCGAGGAGTCGGCGACGGAGGAGACCGTCGCGGCGATCGGCGCGGCCGGCGGCCGGGCGCTCGGCGTCGGCGCGGACGTGTCCGACCGGAGTCAGGTGGAGGCGGCGGTGGAGCGCGTCGCCGCCGAACTGGGGCCGCCGACCGTCCTGGTCAACAACGCCGGGGTGCTCCGCGACAACCTGCTGTTCAAGATGACCGACACCGACTGGGACACGGTCATGGGGGTGCACCTGCGCGGGGCGTTCCTGTTCAGCCAGGCCGCCCAGAAGCACATGGTGGACCAGAAGTGGGGGCGGATCGTCAACCTCTCCAGCACCTCCGCGCTGGGTAACCGGGGGCAGGCGAACTACGCCGCCGCCAAGGCCGGTCTCCAGGGCTTCACCAAGACGCTGGCGATCGAGCTCGGCCCGTTCGGGGTGACCGTCAACGCGGTCGCGCCCGGATTCATCGTCACCGACATGACCGCGGCGACCGCCGCCCGGATGAAGGTCGACTTCGAGGACCTCCAGAAGCACGCCACCGCCGAGATCCCCGTCCGCCGGGTCGGTCGTCCGGAGGACGTGGCGCACACCATCTCGTTCCTGGCCAGTGAGGGGGCCGGCTTCGTCTCCGGTCAGGTCGTCTACGTCGCCGGCGGCCCCCGCGACTGACCCCCGCCCGTCGACCTCCGTCCGTCGACCCCGGTCCGTGGCCCGGTGGCTGCTCCACCGGGCCCCAGGCGGTCCCGTACCGGGTCGCCGGCAGCCCGCACGGGAGTCCGGTGGCCCGCGCTGCGGTCGAGCGGCCCGCGCGGGAGTCGAGCGGCCCGCGCGGCGGTCAGGCCCGCTCGTGCCGGCTTCGGTAGAGCCAGACCAGGCCGAGCACCGGGAGCACCAGCGGGACGTAACCGTAGCCGCTGCCGAACCCGGACCAGACCGTGTCGTCCGGGAAGAGCGCCGGGTCGACCAGGCTGAGCGCACCCACCCCGAGCACCCCGACCAGCTCGATCGTGCAGCAGACCAGGGCGATGCGGCGACCCGAGCGTCCGCCCCGGGCCAGTCCGACGGTCGCCACGATGTAGATCACTGCGGCCAGCGCGGAGAGCAGGTACGCCAACGGGGCCTCGTCGAACCTGGTGACGATCTGGAGCCCGGCCCGCGAGGTCGCCGCGATGGCGAAGAGCAGGTAGACGGCGATCAGCAGCCGTCCCGGTCCCTGGCCGGTGGCGCGTCCAGACGTCCCGGGCGGGCTCACCGCCACCGAGGCCCCGGGCCGATCGGCCGACGACGCCCGCTCCGGATGTCCGGTCGCCGAGGTCCCCGGTCGGGTTGCCGAGATCCCCGGCTGTCCGGTCGCCGAGGCCCTCGGTCGGTCGGGAGCCGAAGGCGTCTCCGGTCGGTCAGCCACCGACGACCTCCCAGGTCTGCTGGAGCCGGACCACGACCACCGGAAGGACCAGGCACACCACACCGATGATGGCCGCGCCCCAGCGTGTGGGTTCCATCCTCGCCAGCACTCCGGCCAGCGGCGGCAGGAAGACCAGCGTCACCAGGTAGCCGGCGAACGCGCCCGGCTCGCCCGGCCGGTCACCCCCGCCGAGCGCCACCAGGGCAACCACGGCCAGCGCCAGCAGCGCGACCTCCAGCACGGCGAGGCCCAGCAGGTGGGTGCGGTCCGGGGGTCGGTCGCGCGCCGCAGTCAGCAGGCTCCACGCCGCGAGTACGAGCGACAGCACGATCGTGACGGTCGCGAGGATTCCGTCCACCGGTGAGCTGGCTGCGGCGGCGCTGGTCATCGGGGACACTCCGTCCCTACCTCGGTCACCCGGACAGCGTACTCAGCCTTCCGGCGGCCTCCGGGACGACCTGCTGCCGGCTGCGTCCGCGCGTCCGGCGCACTAGCGTGGAGCGCGGACCGGGCGGCTGGCCAGGACCGATCGACGATGGGGGTGCGGGTTTGCTGAGGTTCGGACTGTTCGGCACCGGTCACTGGGCGGCGGAGACGCACGCGGCGGCGCTGTCTGCGCATCCACGCGCCGAACTGGCCGGGGTCTGGGGACGTAACCCGGAGAAGGCCGCCACGCTGGCGCGGCGACACGGCGTGCCCGCGTACGACGAGGCGGACGCGCTGATCGAGGCGGTGGACGCCATCGCCGTCGCGTTGCCGCCGGACGTGCAGGCGGAGATCGCGGTCCGGGCCGCCACCGCCGGCCGGCACCTGCTGCTGGACAAGCCGTTGGCGTTGGACCTGGCCGACGCCGACCGGGTGGTCGCCGCCGCCGAACAGTCCGGGGTGGCCTCGGTGGTCTTCTTCACCCAGCGCTTCCGCCCGAACGTGGTGGGCTTCCTCGGGGCGACCGCTGCGGCGGGCGGCTGGCACCACGCCCGGGTCACCCTGTTCTCCTCGATCTTCCAGCCGGCGACGCCGTACGCGGACTCGACCTGGCGGCGGGAGCACGGCGCGCTCTGGGACATCGGCCCGCACGCGCTGTCGATGGTCCTGCCGGTGCTCGGCCCGGTGAGCCGGGTCTCCGCCACCGACGGGCCGCGCGGGCTGGTGCACCTGCTGCTCACCCACGAGGGCGGGGCCACCAGCTCACTGTCGCTCACCCTGGACGCGCCGCCCGAAGCGGTGACCCGTGACGTCGTCTTCTTCGGCGAGAACGGCGTCGCGGCCGTGCCACCCGGGGACGACAGCCCGGTCAACGCTT encodes:
- a CDS encoding chitinase produces the protein MKRSRSLVLSLVAALVATVGVAWVAMPAFAAGPTATFVKTADWGTGWEGKYTITNGGGSTINGWNLTFELPAGTTLGSYWDALLTSSGQRHTFTNRSWNGSIAPGASVSFGFLATGSGTPRNCTLNGAACGGGTPPTTPPPTSTPPTTPPPTTPPPTTPPPTTGLPKHVLTGYWHNFDNPAVELRLRDVPNEYDVVAVAFADATATPGAVSFAVDPGLSASLGGYTDADFRADVQTLRSRGKKVIISVGGETGRVAVNDAASAVAFADSVHALIGRYGFDGVDIDLENGLNPTYMGQALRSLRAKVGSSLIITMAPQTIDMQSPQGSYFKLALDIRDILTVVHTQFYNSGAMLGCDRNAAYPQGTVNFIVALTCIQLEAGLRPDQVALGLPAGPGAAGGGIVPPSVVNAALDCLAKGTNCGSFRPPRTYPGLRGAMTWSVNWDVSNGNGFARTVKPHLATLP
- the fabG gene encoding 3-oxoacyl-ACP reductase FabG; this encodes MAGGQRVAIVTGGARGIGAATARRLAADGLAVAVVDIEESATEETVAAIGAAGGRALGVGADVSDRSQVEAAVERVAAELGPPTVLVNNAGVLRDNLLFKMTDTDWDTVMGVHLRGAFLFSQAAQKHMVDQKWGRIVNLSSTSALGNRGQANYAAAKAGLQGFTKTLAIELGPFGVTVNAVAPGFIVTDMTAATAARMKVDFEDLQKHATAEIPVRRVGRPEDVAHTISFLASEGAGFVSGQVVYVAGGPRD
- a CDS encoding Gfo/Idh/MocA family protein, coding for MRFGLFGTGHWAAETHAAALSAHPRAELAGVWGRNPEKAATLARRHGVPAYDEADALIEAVDAIAVALPPDVQAEIAVRAATAGRHLLLDKPLALDLADADRVVAAAEQSGVASVVFFTQRFRPNVVGFLGATAAAGGWHHARVTLFSSIFQPATPYADSTWRREHGALWDIGPHALSMVLPVLGPVSRVSATDGPRGLVHLLLTHEGGATSSLSLTLDAPPEAVTRDVVFFGENGVAAVPPGDDSPVNAFGLAVDQLLAEIDAGTRDHHCDVRFGREVVAVLAAAEQSRTDSRSHAVP
- a CDS encoding DedA family protein, which encodes MALADNVDPAQLGGLTGWVAGVIEAMGAPGVAFLVALESIIPPIPSEIVLAMAGYLAGEDRFNVVVVWLAATVGSLLGALALYWLGAGLGEDRLKRWLDRLPLVDRDDLERADRWFERHGRWAVLFGRMAPVVRSLVSIPAGANRMPLVEFSLLTTLGSGVWNAIFVGLGYALGSRWKEIDKYSSWFDYGILAIFALMIASWAVKKARRRRARRDRQSVTTGR
- a CDS encoding alpha-amylase family protein, whose amino-acid sequence is MGDRWYSEAVVYCLDIDTYADSDGDGVGDIRGLIGRLDYLARLGVTCLWLHPIHPSPNKDDGYDVTDFYNVDPRFGTLGDFAELLHQAANRGIRVIIDLVVNHTSDEHPWFQSARSSPDSPYRDWYVWSEHEPADRFQGMVFPGEQHETWTYDRTAKSWYYHRFYKYQPDLNMANPEVRNEIKKIMSFWLQLGVSGFRMDAVPFIIELTEAGNANSPKDFEFLTELRQHVQWRRGDAVLLAEANVEPDDLPQFFGDAAGSANRVHMLFDFMLNGRLMLALARQDPEPVIEALRDTPALPHGAQWATFLRNHDEIDLSRLTAEQREQVYVQFGPDKDMRIYDRGIRRRFAPMLGNDRRRIELAYALQFSLRGTPVLRYGEEIGMGEDLSLPGRHAIRTPMQWSYQPNAGFSTADPEKLVRPVVDKGEFGYEKVNVTDQRRDRNSLLAWFERMIGTLREAPEIGSGSTTHIDVPMPPGVLAHRADGATGTMLFLHNLGTQDAVVDLSTLQQEADLPIDVLTDRDYGGVGKLDELRIAGYGYRWIRLRRAWSS
- a CDS encoding DUF1349 domain-containing protein: MEHEDGPQPVDWTEGNWSRQPVRVEATPTGDLLVEPAASSDLWRHTSYGFVHDDAPALLAPFPAGSAVEVSFRLDYTEQFDQAGVLVRVDEEQWIKAGVEVSDGQPQLGAVVTRGVSDWSVAPVPEWVGRQVTVRASRAGDALTVRARVDGEPWRLVRLAPLAPTASATAGPFCCSPTRGGLTVRFTGWRRGPADAALHD
- a CDS encoding YidC/Oxa1 family membrane protein insertase, producing MLAFAPLDAAVGVASHAVSTLASAVAPLAGGAATAVAIVAFTVAVRLTVAQVRGERRRTALAPQVAELRRRYGGDPARLQRELLDLYGTAGASPLAGCLPALLQAPFFLIMYRLFTAGDPAPLAGELAGVPLGHHLADGLAGAAGPVWGVLLAALLALAWLASRRMRRTMAANSASPGGSAPAAGPKSSGGPEASGGSGASQGASSREAVGAGGVAGDVGAAVGRLLPLLPYAMLPVALVVPLAGVLYLVTTTAFTALEHTVLRRDRRTSRPTLDRNS
- a CDS encoding glutamate--cysteine ligase, whose amino-acid sequence is MKAVAGQVAIQDATSTPDGSDLLTVGVEEEFLLVDPHTGVAVPAVDLVMEQVPPELSGQVEREFQTSQIEIGSPPGLDLGAIRHSLGLLRAGLADAADRAGVRLLAIGTGPVEGPVPPVVDKPRFDRMVERFRLLAPGPGNNGMHVHVGIPDPDTGVQVLNHVRPWLPILQALTTNSPFSAGEDTGYASWRSIEWERWPSVAPTPRLDSHEHYQRLIRQLIDSGVMLDEGMLYWYARLSAKYPTVEIRIGDVCPSLDDTILVAALVRSLVGTALAEIAAGRPAPRVDHHLLVGAHWRAAHDGLTGKAVDPHTGEVGPAWELLDRLVDRVRPELDRHGDADQVDDLLAGVRRHGTGAERQRAVHARTGRLVDVVEDVARQTRGGTPTVED
- a CDS encoding DUF6412 domain-containing protein, which gives rise to MLAPLSVVIWAWAYALGQFVVLADRPAEVFAGVAVGAALLLATMVAVLVTTVGAAGPQAVRRARSLRERARRRRVPRQLDPDAPGRPRPRAPGVRPATA